From Haloglomus litoreum, the proteins below share one genomic window:
- a CDS encoding complex I subunit 5 family protein produces the protein MTATASLLPLAAVLLPALAVGPILATRHRPNVREAWTFLAGGGTLVLAGLLARAVLAGARPTTDLGTYVGGVGFVLRVDPFGTLFGLLAATLWLVTSVYSVGYMRGLDEHGQGRYFAAFAASIAATLGVAFAGNLLTLFVAYELLTVATYPLVVHAGTDDARAAGRQYLAYTLAGGAAVFAGLVLVYLLAGSVAFVPGGLAGVASDPALARVAFGLLVLGFGVKTAVVPLHTWLPNAMVAPTPVSGLLHAVAVVKSGAFGLGRVVAYVFGPDAVTGLGVGLPLAVLAATTMLYAGVLALRREKLKQALAYSTVSQLSYIALGFALAGRLSTFGAILHIPAHAFMKITLFFVAGLVYVETGATYRDELAGIARRLPVTMTAFAVAAAGLAGFPLVAGFVSKWYMVLGALATDPGFGAVYLLAGGLKLLLFWPIVASAFFTDPEEAEDPAHDAAAAPHGGAPVASDGGSATPGDGTDGPAEAPGDGTSGPSGDLGGDDPAGDDYHAGHGSLPPAGGWTRPASFREAPPALLGPVVAVAVGAVVLGVVPDWLPLWDLAEATVAEVFGP, from the coding sequence GTGACCGCCACGGCGAGCCTCCTGCCGCTGGCGGCGGTGCTGCTGCCGGCGCTCGCCGTCGGCCCCATCCTCGCCACGCGCCACCGGCCGAACGTGCGCGAGGCGTGGACCTTCCTCGCCGGTGGCGGGACGCTCGTCCTCGCCGGACTGCTCGCACGGGCCGTGCTGGCGGGCGCCCGCCCGACGACCGACCTCGGGACGTACGTCGGGGGGGTCGGGTTCGTCCTCCGGGTGGACCCGTTCGGCACGCTGTTCGGCCTGCTGGCGGCGACGCTGTGGCTCGTCACCAGCGTCTACAGCGTCGGCTACATGCGGGGGCTCGACGAGCACGGGCAGGGGCGCTACTTCGCCGCCTTCGCCGCCAGCATCGCCGCCACGCTCGGCGTCGCGTTCGCGGGCAACCTCCTGACCCTGTTCGTCGCCTACGAACTGCTGACGGTCGCCACGTACCCGCTCGTCGTCCACGCCGGCACCGACGACGCGCGCGCCGCCGGCCGCCAGTACCTCGCCTACACCCTGGCGGGTGGTGCTGCCGTCTTCGCGGGGCTCGTCCTGGTCTACCTGCTCGCGGGGTCGGTTGCGTTCGTCCCCGGCGGCCTGGCCGGCGTCGCGTCCGACCCGGCGCTGGCGCGGGTCGCGTTCGGCCTCCTCGTCCTCGGCTTCGGCGTCAAGACCGCCGTCGTCCCGCTGCACACGTGGCTCCCGAACGCGATGGTGGCGCCGACGCCCGTCTCCGGGCTGCTCCACGCCGTCGCCGTCGTCAAGAGCGGCGCCTTCGGCCTCGGCCGGGTCGTCGCCTACGTGTTCGGTCCCGACGCGGTGACCGGCCTCGGGGTCGGCCTGCCGCTCGCCGTGCTCGCCGCGACGACGATGCTGTACGCCGGCGTGCTGGCGCTCCGGCGCGAGAAACTGAAGCAGGCGCTCGCCTACTCGACTGTGTCCCAGCTCTCGTACATCGCGCTGGGGTTCGCCCTCGCCGGGCGGCTGTCGACGTTCGGCGCGATCCTGCACATCCCCGCCCACGCGTTCATGAAGATCACCCTCTTCTTCGTCGCCGGCCTCGTCTACGTCGAGACCGGCGCGACCTACCGCGACGAACTCGCCGGCATCGCCCGTCGGCTCCCGGTGACGATGACCGCGTTCGCCGTCGCCGCCGCCGGACTGGCCGGGTTCCCGCTGGTGGCGGGCTTCGTCAGCAAGTGGTACATGGTGCTGGGCGCGCTGGCGACCGACCCCGGCTTCGGCGCCGTCTACCTGCTGGCGGGGGGGCTGAAGCTGCTGCTGTTCTGGCCCATCGTCGCGTCGGCCTTCTTCACCGACCCCGAGGAGGCCGAGGACCCCGCCCACGACGCCGCCGCGGCGCCGCACGGTGGCGCCCCGGTCGCGTCGGACGGCGGGTCGGCCACCCCGGGCGACGGCACAGACGGGCCGGCCGAGGCCCCCGGCGACGGCACGAGCGGACCGAGCGGCGACCTGGGTGGTGACGACCCCGCTGGCGACGACTACCACGCGGGCCACGGGTCGCTGCCGCCGGCCGGCGGCTGGACCCGGCCGGCGTCGTTCCGCGAGGCGCCGCCCGCCCTGCTCGGCCCGGTGGTGGCCGTCGCCGTCGGCGCGGTCGTCCTCGGCGTTGTGCCCGACTGGCTCCCGCTGTGGGACCTCGCGGAGGCGACAGTGGCGGAGGTGTTCGGGCCGTGA
- a CDS encoding proton-conducting transporter membrane subunit codes for MGAPLGTTAPAAPLTALPPALLVLAAAVVVAVVPRRAGTAVGALAAAAVVPWVLTVPAGDHLRTTLFGFDAVLFAVDGTARVVALALGLVTTAGVLYAHDSGTTRRELATLLGYVGAGLGAVFAGDWLSLVVWWELLAVGGTLLLWRSPSADGRAAGYRYAVYHQVGGALLVAGVLLHYTAAGSFLYEGGITAGLPRLLAVLGVGLNVGFIGLHVWLPDSYPRAGVAVSVVLCGVTTKVAVYALLRVVPGRSLALAWAGAAMLAVGVTLAVLQTETRRLLTYHIVSQVGYMVAGVGLASPLGTGGALAHLLNNVLYKSLLFMVAGVVLLRTGEERLKKLGGLGRAMPATAAAFTVAALAITGIPGFSGFVSKGMVIGAADAPGTRLLWWVLLVGGVGTVVSFTKFGYYAFVRSADHAAVEPDGTAAPGHLAAFAIVGVPCVVFGVAPELLLGLLPTGASSAKVFAVSQFEKAGATLLAGLVVFALVKRPLGRLPAAPDLDSLYHPAGARLRDGVARRTDEAAGWLLTRGERVVAALARVADGGRGPSSAARLGLPTDPFGRGVLLLAAVAAVAVAVAVL; via the coding sequence ATGGGGGCCCCGCTCGGCACGACGGCCCCGGCCGCGCCGCTCACCGCGCTCCCGCCGGCACTCCTCGTCCTGGCGGCGGCGGTCGTCGTCGCCGTGGTCCCGCGCCGGGCCGGCACCGCCGTCGGCGCGCTCGCGGCCGCCGCGGTCGTCCCGTGGGTGCTGACCGTCCCGGCCGGCGACCACCTCCGGACGACGCTGTTCGGCTTCGATGCCGTCCTGTTCGCGGTGGACGGGACCGCGCGCGTCGTCGCGCTCGCGCTGGGCCTCGTGACGACGGCGGGGGTGCTGTACGCCCACGACTCCGGCACGACGCGTCGCGAGCTGGCGACCCTGCTCGGCTACGTCGGCGCGGGCCTCGGCGCGGTGTTCGCGGGCGACTGGCTCTCGCTGGTCGTCTGGTGGGAGCTGCTGGCGGTCGGCGGGACGCTGCTGCTGTGGCGCTCGCCGTCCGCCGATGGCCGGGCGGCGGGCTACCGCTACGCCGTCTACCACCAGGTCGGGGGCGCGCTGCTCGTGGCGGGGGTGTTGCTCCACTACACCGCCGCCGGGTCGTTCCTGTACGAGGGTGGCATCACGGCCGGCCTGCCGCGGCTGCTCGCGGTGCTGGGCGTGGGACTCAACGTCGGGTTCATCGGCCTCCACGTCTGGCTCCCGGACAGCTACCCGCGGGCGGGTGTCGCCGTCTCGGTCGTCCTCTGTGGCGTCACGACGAAGGTCGCCGTCTACGCGCTGCTCCGTGTCGTCCCCGGCCGGAGCCTCGCGCTGGCGTGGGCCGGCGCCGCCATGCTCGCCGTCGGGGTGACGCTGGCGGTCCTCCAGACGGAGACCCGGCGACTGCTCACCTACCACATCGTCTCGCAGGTGGGGTACATGGTGGCCGGCGTCGGCCTCGCCTCGCCGCTCGGGACCGGGGGCGCGCTCGCCCACCTGCTCAACAACGTCCTCTACAAGTCGCTGCTGTTCATGGTGGCCGGCGTCGTCCTGCTCCGGACCGGCGAGGAGCGGTTGAAGAAGCTCGGCGGACTCGGCCGGGCGATGCCCGCCACCGCGGCCGCGTTCACCGTCGCCGCGCTCGCCATCACCGGCATCCCCGGGTTCTCCGGGTTCGTCAGCAAGGGGATGGTCATCGGCGCCGCCGACGCGCCGGGGACCCGACTGCTCTGGTGGGTGCTGCTGGTCGGCGGCGTCGGGACGGTCGTCTCGTTCACGAAGTTCGGCTACTACGCGTTCGTCCGGAGCGCCGACCACGCCGCCGTCGAGCCCGACGGGACCGCCGCCCCGGGCCACCTCGCCGCGTTCGCCATCGTCGGCGTGCCGTGCGTCGTCTTCGGGGTCGCCCCGGAGCTGTTGCTGGGGCTGCTCCCGACCGGCGCGTCGTCGGCGAAGGTGTTCGCGGTATCGCAGTTCGAGAAGGCGGGTGCCACGCTCCTCGCCGGGCTGGTCGTGTTCGCGCTGGTGAAGCGGCCGCTCGGACGGCTCCCGGCCGCGCCCGACCTCGACTCGCTCTACCACCCCGCCGGCGCGCGGCTCCGCGACGGCGTCGCCCGCCGCACGGACGAGGCGGCCGGGTGGCTGCTGACCCGGGGCGAGCGGGTGGTCGCGGCGCTCGCTCGCGTCGCCGACGGGGGCCGTGGGCCGTCGAGTGCCGCCCGGCTCGGGCTCCCCACGGACCCGTTCGGCCGGGGGGTCCTCCTGCTCGCGGCGGTCGCGGCGGTCGCCGTGGCGGTGGCGGTGCTGTGA
- a CDS encoding cation:proton antiporter regulatory subunit: protein MRVFDTQLPGVGERFTVRFGHGGELVVLVRNQGGREVFWRGDADGDSEELFELTERQARKLAEIFDGTYFQPVDEDVESVLEDAVVEWVEVDADAPLAGRTLGEADVRRRTGVTVLAVQRGQRTHANPDASFGVRAGDVLVAVGEPDAHDDLEAYLAGGD, encoded by the coding sequence ATGAGGGTCTTCGACACGCAGCTCCCCGGCGTCGGCGAGCGGTTCACGGTGCGCTTCGGCCACGGTGGCGAGCTCGTCGTCCTCGTCCGGAACCAGGGCGGGCGGGAGGTGTTCTGGCGCGGGGACGCCGACGGCGACAGCGAGGAGCTGTTCGAACTCACGGAGCGTCAGGCCCGGAAACTGGCGGAGATCTTCGACGGCACCTACTTCCAGCCGGTCGACGAGGACGTCGAGTCCGTGCTGGAGGACGCCGTCGTCGAGTGGGTCGAGGTCGACGCCGACGCGCCGCTGGCCGGCCGCACGCTGGGCGAGGCCGACGTCCGCCGCCGGACGGGCGTGACGGTGCTGGCGGTCCAGCGCGGCCAGCGGACCCACGCAAACCCGGACGCCTCCTTCGGCGTCCGGGCCGGCGACGTGCTGGTCGCGGTCGGCGAGCCGGACGCGCACGACGACCTGGAGGCGTACCTGGCGGGCGGCGACTGA
- a CDS encoding calcium/sodium antiporter, with translation MAADAALVADVLGVGAAVVALWVGALLFVRGAAGLAAAVGVPPLVVGLTVVGFGTSAPELVTSVDAALVGRPDVAVGNVVGSNLFNFGIVLGGVLLLGAVPVAESLRRRDGPAVVIATVALALVLADLRLTRPEGLALLALFVGYLAVLLRGTLREAGATAEARALDSAMPDASGRVGLLVRVVVGLGLILFGADLLVRSAVDLARLAGLSEWVIGETVVAAGTSAPEIAASLVAARRGLGDVAVGNLVGSNVFNGLVVLGAAGLVAPATVTPAAIPTVVWLVGLTLVVAGFLWTGSRFARAEGVVCLLANGGRWVLDLLGRGVAG, from the coding sequence GTGGCGGCCGACGCTGCCCTCGTTGCCGACGTCCTCGGGGTCGGCGCGGCGGTGGTCGCGCTGTGGGTCGGGGCGCTCCTGTTCGTCCGTGGCGCGGCCGGACTCGCGGCGGCCGTCGGTGTCCCGCCGCTCGTCGTCGGGCTGACGGTCGTCGGCTTCGGTACCTCGGCGCCCGAACTCGTCACCTCCGTCGACGCCGCGCTCGTCGGCCGGCCGGACGTGGCCGTCGGCAACGTCGTCGGCTCGAACCTGTTCAACTTCGGCATCGTCCTCGGCGGAGTCCTCCTACTCGGTGCGGTGCCGGTCGCCGAGAGCCTCCGCCGCCGCGACGGCCCGGCGGTCGTCATCGCGACGGTCGCACTGGCACTCGTTCTGGCGGACCTGCGGCTGACCCGGCCCGAGGGGCTGGCGCTACTCGCCCTGTTCGTGGGTTACCTCGCCGTCCTGCTCCGGGGGACGCTCCGCGAGGCCGGTGCCACCGCCGAGGCGCGGGCGCTCGACTCGGCGATGCCCGATGCCTCCGGGCGCGTCGGGCTGCTGGTGCGTGTCGTCGTCGGCCTCGGACTGATCCTGTTCGGCGCGGATCTGCTGGTCCGGTCGGCGGTCGACCTGGCGCGACTGGCGGGGCTCTCGGAGTGGGTCATCGGTGAGACGGTCGTGGCGGCGGGCACCTCCGCGCCCGAGATTGCGGCCTCGCTCGTCGCCGCGCGCCGGGGGCTCGGCGACGTGGCCGTCGGCAACCTCGTCGGCAGCAACGTCTTCAACGGGCTGGTCGTGCTCGGCGCGGCCGGCCTCGTCGCGCCGGCGACCGTCACCCCGGCGGCGATTCCGACGGTCGTCTGGCTGGTCGGCCTCACACTGGTGGTGGCGGGCTTCCTCTGGACCGGCAGCCGCTTCGCCCGCGCGGAGGGTGTCGTCTGTCTGCTCGCCAACGGCGGCCGCTGGGTGCTGGATCTGCTCGGTCGCGGCGTGGCGGGCTGA
- a CDS encoding DUF21 domain-containing protein yields MVGSFVVVGVASIVVLLALSAFFSSSEIAVFSLSPEWIDERAATGDGDARALARLRENPHRLLVTLLVGNNLVNVALSSIVTVLLAQYVSGGVAVAATTLLAGSVVLVFGEIVPKSFGLGNAERYAPIVARPIRLVERALLPLVVPFDLLTRSLGTALGGDTDIEEPYTDDYEEPPRAD; encoded by the coding sequence ATGGTCGGGTCCTTCGTCGTCGTCGGTGTCGCGAGTATCGTCGTGCTCCTCGCGTTGAGTGCCTTCTTCTCCAGCAGCGAGATCGCCGTCTTCTCGCTGTCGCCCGAGTGGATCGACGAGCGCGCCGCCACGGGCGACGGCGACGCCCGCGCGCTGGCCCGACTGCGCGAGAACCCACACCGGCTGCTCGTGACGCTGCTCGTCGGGAACAACCTCGTCAACGTGGCGCTGTCGAGCATCGTGACCGTCCTGCTGGCCCAGTACGTTTCCGGCGGCGTCGCGGTGGCCGCGACGACCCTGCTCGCGGGGTCGGTCGTCCTCGTCTTCGGCGAGATCGTCCCGAAGTCGTTCGGCCTTGGCAACGCCGAGCGGTACGCACCCATCGTCGCCCGACCCATCCGGCTGGTCGAGCGGGCGCTGCTCCCGCTGGTCGTCCCGTTCGACCTGCTGACGCGCTCGCTCGGCACCGCGCTCGGCGGCGACACCGACATCGAGGAGCCGTACACGGACGACTACGAGGAGCCACCGAGGGCCGACTGA
- a CDS encoding universal stress protein, with amino-acid sequence MYEHILVATDGSDRTRGAVAHALGVAERYGATVHALYVVDSRALTIDEDGFGDYDQLVTALEERGERATESIAQQAEARGLATRTAVAHGTPARGIRQYADDHEIDLIAMGTQGRTGLARYVLGSVSESVLRKADQPVLTVNRAATTVDPSYDRILLPTDGSGHAGRVADHAFDIAARYDATVHALSVIDENLIRSPDLLATLERESDAALTAARERGEAAGVDVVARVWRGAPYDCITTYASERDIDLVTMGAHGKRGLHRFLTQNTAERVVRRAPCPVWTLRR; translated from the coding sequence ATGTACGAGCACATCCTCGTCGCGACCGACGGGAGCGACCGGACCCGGGGCGCCGTCGCGCACGCCCTCGGGGTGGCCGAGCGGTACGGTGCGACCGTCCACGCGCTGTACGTGGTCGACAGCCGGGCACTCACTATCGACGAGGACGGGTTCGGGGACTACGACCAGCTCGTGACCGCGCTCGAGGAGCGCGGCGAGCGTGCGACCGAGAGCATCGCCCAGCAGGCCGAGGCGCGCGGGCTCGCGACCAGAACCGCCGTCGCGCACGGGACGCCCGCCCGGGGCATCCGCCAGTACGCCGACGACCACGAGATCGACCTCATCGCGATGGGAACGCAGGGCCGGACCGGGCTGGCGCGGTACGTCCTCGGTAGCGTCTCCGAGTCCGTCCTCCGGAAGGCGGACCAGCCCGTCCTCACGGTGAACCGCGCGGCGACCACGGTCGACCCCTCGTACGACCGGATCCTCCTCCCGACCGACGGGAGCGGCCACGCCGGACGGGTCGCGGACCACGCCTTCGACATCGCGGCCCGGTACGACGCGACCGTCCACGCGCTGTCGGTCATCGACGAGAACCTGATCCGGTCGCCCGACCTCCTGGCCACCCTGGAACGCGAGTCCGACGCGGCGCTGACGGCCGCCCGGGAGCGCGGCGAGGCGGCCGGCGTGGACGTCGTGGCCAGGGTCTGGCGCGGCGCGCCATACGATTGCATCACGACGTACGCCAGCGAGCGGGACATCGACCTCGTGACGATGGGTGCACACGGGAAGCGCGGCCTCCACCGCTTCCTCACGCAGAACACGGCCGAGCGTGTCGTCAGGCGCGCCCCCTGTCCGGTCTGGACGCTCCGGCGCTGA
- a CDS encoding helix-turn-helix domain-containing protein, giving the protein MRSATFTVTWPKEFSHPIDHYFHEADDASLQCIRYATPSPDGQFIQFVEVSGDPGRARELLEACPEVVEYAVVETAGNAIAYMQSEAGTLAEALLLSGTERELIVDWPVHYLDDRWGLRVRLAGDLAAMQASAADLPDEVSFQLERIGQFRPEGDDFGSPLTDRQRQLLAVAEREGYYSVPRETTQAELAELLDLAPATLSERLQRIEANLARGYLESG; this is encoded by the coding sequence ATGAGGAGCGCGACGTTCACCGTGACCTGGCCGAAGGAGTTCAGCCACCCCATCGACCACTACTTCCACGAGGCCGACGACGCCAGTCTCCAGTGTATCCGGTACGCGACGCCGAGTCCCGACGGGCAGTTCATCCAGTTCGTCGAGGTGAGCGGCGACCCGGGCCGGGCCCGCGAACTGCTCGAGGCGTGCCCCGAGGTCGTCGAGTACGCCGTGGTCGAGACGGCCGGCAACGCCATCGCGTACATGCAGTCCGAGGCGGGAACGCTGGCCGAGGCGTTGCTCCTGTCCGGAACCGAGCGGGAACTCATCGTCGACTGGCCGGTTCACTACCTCGACGACCGGTGGGGGCTTCGGGTGCGGCTGGCCGGCGACCTTGCGGCGATGCAGGCGAGTGCCGCGGACCTGCCCGACGAGGTCTCCTTCCAGCTCGAGCGCATCGGCCAGTTCCGGCCCGAGGGCGACGACTTCGGTAGCCCGCTCACCGACCGGCAGCGCCAACTGCTCGCCGTCGCCGAGCGCGAGGGCTACTACAGCGTCCCTCGTGAGACGACACAGGCCGAGCTGGCCGAACTGCTCGACCTCGCGCCCGCCACGCTCAGCGAGCGGCTCCAGCGCATCGAGGCAAACCTCGCCCGTGGGTACCTGGAGTCGGGCTGA
- a CDS encoding beta-glucosidase family protein: MTHDEPGTVDDERRAPVEAGPADGGSEQVGDDGTGMARRGFLSAAGGSIAAAVLGAGTAGADHGTDSDASTDRSPEELVAAMTLDEKLNLVNLPFNNDSIDPTPRLGIPELGATDGPLGVRHENQNRPDEEGCIGFDAQQPATAFPAPIAQASTFDPGLVRQFGRAVAREGKALNQEIWFGPGMNIVRVPELGRAFEYYGEDPYLSSRMAVAAVEAAQANGLIATAKHFVANNQEGSPPIDSQCDTLFGPTFVARRNARHYVNAVVGERALREIYMPAFRAAVEEADIGGVMSAYNRVNGTYCGEHRDLLLDTLKEEWGFEGFVVSDAGGSRPRSAQNGLDVELQFGPVFDFFDEALKRQVQTGVVEEATLDDKVLRLLRQVDRMGILDGDRPGAPPAVNTDEHQRLARRIAAEGTVLLQNEPVAGDDNGDAAADPALPLDLDAIDHVAVIGHRADEAKLGGGGSSNVTPPYSVSPLEAVREYVDDRAEVSFERGQDSTAAAADLAVEADVALVFGNGSSTEGTDRNDIQLNGNQNALVADVAAANDHTVVVLNTGGPVTMPWIDDVPAVLQMWYPGMEDGHAATDVLFDEVAPGGKLPVTFGKERGDYPASEQQQYPGIAGRAEYTEGVFVGYRYFDDRANEPLFPFGHGLSYTEFAYSDLRVEAEGPTEATVEVTVENVGDHAGTEVPQVYVHDQGASVPRPPKELKAFEKVELAPGESTTVAFALDADAFSYYDDRDADDWVVEPGFFSILVGSSSRDIRAVEPIHLSGDGLTTLSPTVTRTDDGSVFTGGATNQVELDVEADRSLLVRDRIPVDWTVVGGDVSVEQLGDRKLVQFDGRHADGTLSYFVEAPSGENESESAAFGPVEVSLDGESWTPVAGSGDETLVVGADGPF; the protein is encoded by the coding sequence ATGACGCACGACGAACCGGGGACGGTGGACGACGAACGGCGGGCGCCCGTGGAGGCGGGGCCGGCCGACGGAGGGAGCGAACAGGTGGGCGATGACGGGACGGGGATGGCACGGCGTGGCTTCCTGAGCGCCGCGGGCGGGAGCATCGCCGCGGCGGTCCTGGGCGCCGGCACCGCGGGGGCCGACCACGGGACCGACAGCGACGCCAGCACCGACCGCTCGCCCGAGGAACTGGTCGCGGCGATGACGCTCGACGAGAAGCTCAACCTCGTCAACCTCCCGTTCAACAACGACAGCATCGACCCCACGCCGCGGCTCGGCATCCCCGAGCTCGGTGCCACCGACGGACCGCTGGGGGTCCGCCACGAGAACCAGAACCGGCCCGACGAGGAGGGCTGTATCGGGTTCGACGCCCAGCAGCCGGCGACGGCGTTCCCGGCACCCATCGCGCAGGCGTCGACGTTCGACCCCGGGCTGGTCCGGCAGTTCGGCCGCGCTGTCGCCCGCGAGGGGAAGGCGCTCAACCAGGAGATCTGGTTCGGACCGGGGATGAACATCGTCCGGGTGCCGGAACTCGGGCGGGCGTTCGAGTACTACGGCGAGGACCCCTATCTCTCCTCGCGGATGGCGGTCGCCGCGGTCGAGGCCGCACAGGCGAACGGCCTCATCGCGACGGCGAAGCACTTCGTCGCCAACAACCAGGAGGGGAGCCCGCCCATCGACTCGCAGTGCGACACGCTGTTCGGGCCCACGTTCGTCGCACGGCGCAACGCCCGCCACTACGTGAACGCCGTCGTCGGCGAGCGGGCGCTCCGGGAGATCTACATGCCGGCGTTCCGCGCGGCCGTCGAGGAGGCCGACATCGGCGGCGTCATGTCGGCGTACAACCGCGTCAACGGCACCTACTGCGGCGAGCACCGCGACCTCCTGCTCGACACGCTGAAAGAGGAGTGGGGCTTCGAGGGGTTCGTCGTCTCCGACGCCGGCGGCTCGCGCCCACGGTCGGCGCAGAACGGCCTCGACGTGGAACTGCAGTTCGGCCCCGTCTTCGATTTCTTCGACGAGGCACTCAAGCGACAGGTCCAGACCGGCGTCGTCGAGGAGGCCACGCTCGACGACAAGGTCCTGCGGCTGCTCCGCCAGGTCGACCGGATGGGCATCCTCGACGGCGACCGGCCGGGCGCGCCCCCGGCGGTGAACACGGACGAGCACCAGCGCCTCGCCCGCCGCATCGCCGCGGAGGGGACCGTCCTCCTGCAGAACGAGCCCGTGGCCGGCGACGACAACGGCGACGCGGCTGCCGACCCCGCCCTCCCGCTCGACCTCGACGCCATCGACCACGTCGCGGTCATCGGCCACCGGGCAGACGAGGCGAAGCTCGGTGGCGGCGGCTCCTCGAACGTGACGCCGCCGTACTCGGTCAGCCCACTCGAGGCCGTCCGGGAGTACGTCGACGACCGCGCCGAGGTGTCGTTCGAGCGCGGGCAGGACTCGACCGCCGCGGCCGCCGACCTCGCCGTCGAGGCCGACGTGGCACTCGTCTTCGGGAACGGGAGTTCGACGGAGGGGACCGACCGCAACGATATCCAGCTCAACGGCAACCAGAACGCGCTCGTCGCCGACGTCGCCGCGGCGAACGACCACACGGTCGTCGTGCTGAACACCGGCGGTCCCGTGACGATGCCGTGGATCGACGACGTGCCTGCCGTCCTGCAGATGTGGTACCCCGGGATGGAGGACGGCCACGCGGCGACGGACGTGCTGTTCGACGAGGTGGCGCCCGGCGGAAAGCTCCCGGTCACCTTCGGGAAGGAGCGGGGTGACTACCCTGCGAGCGAGCAGCAGCAGTATCCCGGTATCGCTGGCCGCGCCGAGTACACCGAGGGGGTCTTCGTCGGCTACCGCTACTTCGACGACCGGGCCAACGAACCGCTGTTCCCGTTCGGACACGGGCTCTCGTACACCGAGTTCGCGTACTCGGACCTCCGGGTCGAGGCAGAGGGACCGACCGAGGCGACCGTCGAGGTGACCGTCGAGAACGTCGGCGACCACGCCGGGACGGAGGTCCCGCAGGTGTACGTCCACGACCAGGGGGCGAGCGTCCCGCGGCCGCCGAAGGAGCTGAAGGCGTTCGAGAAGGTCGAACTCGCTCCTGGCGAGTCGACCACCGTGGCCTTCGCCCTCGACGCGGACGCCTTCTCCTACTACGACGACCGCGACGCCGACGACTGGGTCGTCGAGCCGGGCTTCTTCAGCATCCTCGTCGGCTCCTCCTCGCGGGACATCCGGGCGGTCGAGCCCATCCACCTGTCGGGCGACGGCCTCACGACGCTCTCGCCGACGGTCACGCGCACCGACGACGGCTCGGTGTTCACGGGTGGCGCGACCAATCAGGTCGAACTCGACGTCGAGGCCGACCGGTCGCTGCTGGTCCGGGACCGCATCCCCGTCGACTGGACGGTCGTCGGTGGCGATGTCTCCGTCGAGCAACTCGGCGACCGGAAACTGGTGCAGTTCGACGGGCGCCACGCGGACGGGACGCTGTCGTACTTCGTGGAGGCACCGAGCGGCGAGAACGAGTCCGAATCCGCGGCGTTCGGCCCCGTGGAGGTCTCGCTCGATGGCGAGTCGTGGACACCGGTCGCGGGGTCCGGTGACGAGACCCTCGTCGTCGGGGCGGACGGGCCGTTCTGA